The nucleotide window TCGATACAATATACAGCCAAATCTAGACGTATTTGTTATAGAGAATATTGAAAGCATTATTAGGACGTCCGCATCGAATGCCTAGGACATTCCTGAACGATTAATACACAACCTCCTACATTGAATCACCCTCTGAGGATATCCTGTCTCATTCGATGATTCATCATACAGAAGAAATAACGGGTTGTCGCGCCGCCCTTAACAACTAACTTTGACTATTCCTATTCACTATTCAGTCATTCATGAGATGCGTTTAGCCAGAGTGACTCACGGTGCCTTCTGAGACACATTGAACAGCAGGTAGGGCtaagggggcatcttgctccaGGATGCCAACAGGTAATAGACTGCGGACCCTGAGGGACTGAACCCAGAAGCCCACAGCTGGGAGGCCAACAGCGCGACCCCCGGCCGTCTCCTCACCTGGTATGCAGACAGGGCGTGGCCGGGCTCAGCAGGTGGGAATCGAACACGGTTCTGTTGGGCGGCGCGCGGACTGACTCGCGGTTGAGCTCCATTTGCTGCTCGGGGTCCCGCAGCTGCAGCGTGCAGGGGCCCTGGtagggggggggctcctctcCGTCGGACAGGGCTATGGTGGGGGGCAGGTCGATGAGGCTCTGGGGCAGGTAGGGGTAGGTGGGCTGGAAGCGGCTGGGCACATAGGCCGGCTGGAACCGCtgtgggtgggggtgctgggggaaggggtggggctggggggggtcccGCTGGTGGTAGGAGGGCAGGATGGATCGGTCGGTGGAGCGGGGGTTGTACACCTGGTGCTGTGGGACGCAGGGGAGTAACGGTTAGTTAACGGTTGATAACTATTCGTAGCGCCTGGTCATAACTGTAACTAACTGGTAATTACTGTTATTAACTGGTAGTTATGGTTTATATTACTGCTAGTAATGGGTAATGACTGGTAGATGGGTATGGGACGTCCTGCAAAGTGTTCTATTCTTACCTCACTGGAGCCACTGGCCGTCGCAGAGCTCTCATTGGTCCACAGACCAGCctcctgagggagagagacatagagatatggtacagcgagagagagagagagagagagagagagagagagagagagagagagagagagagagagagagagagagagagagagagagagagagagagagagaggagagaagaggatgtTAGAGTAAAATATCTGTTGAAAGAACAATCTAGCTCTTTTTTCTATGAGCGCTTCACTGACTGTCCACTAGATGGCTCCCCCAAGTCACCTGCTTCTTACTTCCAATACTCTAGCATAAAATATCCTAAAGCAGGAACAAGTACCCtataaaaaagggaaaacatCCTGTTTTTTGTTGCGTTTTCAACTTGGAGGACAAAATCTGGATCAACGATTATTTCAGATTGCTAATTAAGTTACAACCTAACTACCAAACTCTACCTATCCCTGGAGGAGTGGGCGGTACTCACGTTGGCCAATGGCAGGTGTCTCCTGCGCGTTTGGGCGTGTCTGGACAGGAGGGAGCGTGCTGATAAGCGGTAGTGGTTAAGCAGGCAGGTGatgaccaccaccatcaccatcattaccaccactatcaccaggATCTGGACAAACTCCAACTGGGctgcaaggagagagagagcgagagcggttAAATACCAGTAGTAGTCAGGTCAGTTGTTACTGGCTTGTGTGCTCTGATCCTCAATGTTTATTCAATGTTTATAGGTAGTATATCCAATGTTTATGTAattatgtctctgtgtgtactgtgtatatatatacatatatatatacttttaaaTAAATAGCAATCCACATAAAATAAAAGCTGTTGGTctgcatgtatctgtgtgtggaaTGGATACTGGACAGATCATTTCAGCTTTGCTTAGATACAGCAGCTGCTTGtataagcaaacacacacacacacacacacgcgcgcacgcacgcacgcacacggacacacacacacacacacacacacaaacgcacacacacacacacacacacacacacacacacacacacacacacacacacacacacacacacacacacacacacacacacacacacacacacacacacacacacacacacacacacacacacacatatggccaGACAGGGCTACCTTTGTTTAGACACAGTCTAGCCTGCACCCCTCCCCctgacacacgcagacacacagacacacagacacacagacacagacacacacacacacacacacacacacacacacacacacacacacacacacacacacacacacacacacacacacacacacacacacacacacacacacacagttttcttTTCTAAGGGGCAGACAGAGGTCAGGGGCAAGTCAGAcagcagaacccccccccccccacacacacacacacggacacacacacacacacacacacacacacacacacacacacacacacacacacacacacacacacacacacaccctcacacccactcacactcagacactcgcacacacagacaggctgcAGGCTGTTATTTAATGATCAGTGAAGCtctacagaaagacagagagagagagagagagagagagagagagagagagagagagagagagagagagagagagagagagagagagagagagagagagagagagagagagagaaagagagagagagagagagagagagagagagggagagagggagagagggagagagagagagagagagagagagagagagagagagagagagagagagagagagagagggagagagggagagagagagagagagagagagagagagagagagagagagagagagagagggagagagagagagagagagagagagagagagagagagagagagagcttacaTCACTGCTACACATGACATGACACAGCTAATAACACTATTACCATGACAACAAGCCCTACTGGCTGCAACTGTGTTGGGTCAGAAAGGACCACTtcccattcacacaaacacacataaaatacacgcacacacacacacacacacacacatacacacacacacacacacacacacacacacacacacacacacacacacacacccacacacacacacacacacacacacacacacacacacacacacacacacacacacacacacacacacacacacacacacacacacacacagtaacacagacacacactttcatcagacacttatttaaaatgattggtGATCACTGAAAGCACTGAAAAGGATCCTTGACGGAGGTTTAAATTAACTAGTGTAATGGTAACTTTTAAAAACTAGCTTACAAGGTAAGCTAGTTTTGTATGTTGTTATATGTGGTGTTTTTCTTATTACAGTAACacac belongs to Gadus morhua chromosome 13, gadMor3.0, whole genome shotgun sequence and includes:
- the pmepa1 gene encoding protein TMEPAI isoform X2, with the translated sequence MQPAYGNHNHDMCVQTQECAQLEFVQILVIVVVMMVMVVVITCLLNHYRLSARSLLSRHAQTRRRHLPLANEAGLWTNESSATASGSSEHQVYNPRSTDRSILPSYHQRDPPQPHPFPQHPHPQRFQPAYVPSRFQPTYPYLPQSLIDLPPTIALSDGEEPPPYQGPCTLQLRDPEQQMELNRESVRAPPNRTVFDSHLLSPATPCLHTRLQAPPPSVHTGISVHEAQEALTRHQKQGTQVEGAPPAYSEVIGHYYHPSSLTPDLSQNHAHRTVPSQQPPPSTLIHGVLRPPPHHQQAPPTPGSVDNRNSRNTKDKPKKPQQV
- the pmepa1 gene encoding protein TMEPAI isoform X1; the encoded protein is MFNLMGVVNATTPALQTNDSCTCNCKRSTSFQSMELSQLEFVQILVIVVVMMVMVVVITCLLNHYRLSARSLLSRHAQTRRRHLPLANEAGLWTNESSATASGSSEHQVYNPRSTDRSILPSYHQRDPPQPHPFPQHPHPQRFQPAYVPSRFQPTYPYLPQSLIDLPPTIALSDGEEPPPYQGPCTLQLRDPEQQMELNRESVRAPPNRTVFDSHLLSPATPCLHTRLQAPPPSVHTGISVHEAQEALTRHQKQGTQVEGAPPAYSEVIGHYYHPSSLTPDLSQNHAHRTVPSQQPPPSTLIHGVLRPPPHHQQAPPTPGSVDNRNSRNTKDKPKKPQQV